One window from the genome of Micrococcales bacterium encodes:
- a CDS encoding carbohydrate ABC transporter permease: protein MAITTGLETRQQQDKLVGKGFDWGRLVRYALLIGFCCLVLMPAYVMVITSFKSNPNPAHAWNPVDAWTLESWKTAFTGTVARPGVAAPMLRTVMMVVPAAIISSFLGSMNGFVLSRWRFPGANIVFALLLFGMFIPYQAVIIPLYGMVINLRGMVGDLPMLTQTILTLIMLHVVYGIPITTLIFRNYYQSVPTELIEAARVDGAGMIRTYIRVVLPISMPSFVVVLIWQFTSAWNDFLFALYFSPSPEYAPVTVTLNTLASPGGGTLSDYGVSMAAAIMASLPTLLVYVLLGKYFIGGLMSGSVKG, encoded by the coding sequence ACAAACTGGTCGGCAAGGGTTTCGATTGGGGCCGCCTGGTTCGCTACGCCCTGCTGATTGGCTTTTGCTGCCTGGTTTTGATGCCGGCCTATGTCATGGTCATTACTTCGTTCAAGTCGAACCCCAACCCGGCACACGCCTGGAATCCAGTCGACGCTTGGACATTGGAAAGCTGGAAAACCGCTTTCACCGGCACTGTCGCCCGCCCCGGAGTGGCCGCGCCAATGCTGCGCACGGTCATGATGGTGGTGCCAGCCGCCATTATCAGCTCGTTCCTGGGTTCGATGAACGGTTTTGTGCTCTCACGCTGGCGTTTCCCCGGCGCCAACATTGTCTTCGCGCTGCTGCTATTCGGCATGTTTATCCCCTACCAGGCAGTCATCATCCCGCTATACGGCATGGTCATCAACCTGCGCGGCATGGTGGGCGACCTGCCCATGCTGACCCAGACCATTTTGACCTTGATCATGTTGCACGTGGTCTACGGCATCCCCATCACAACCCTGATTTTCAGAAACTATTACCAGTCGGTGCCAACCGAATTGATTGAAGCCGCCAGGGTTGACGGCGCCGGCATGATCCGTACCTATATCCGGGTTGTCCTGCCCATCTCAATGCCCAGTTTTGTGGTGGTTCTGATCTGGCAGTTCACCAGCGCCTGGAATGACTTCCTCTTCGCGCTGTATTTCTCGCCCAGCCCCGAATACGCCCCGGTCACGGTGACACTTAACACTCTGGCCTCGCCGGGGGGCGGGACTTTGTCGGACTACGGCGTTTCAATGGCCGCCGCCATCATGGCGTCTCTTCCGACGCTCCTGGTTTACGTGCTGTTGGGCAAGTACTTCATAGGTGGCTTGATGTCCGGTTCGGTCAAAGGCTGA